TAATTGgtcataaattttgaaatatggCATGGGTTTTGTTTGCAATTGCTGAAACTTTGACTGTGGAAATATCTTCTAGGTTATAGTCGGCCTGTGAATCTAATCTATTAATTGTATATAATTGGAAGTGCTATTTCTGCAGCATACtttagtttctctctctttttctacgTGTTTTATAAACCTTCGAACTTATAGGCAAGTTTCTAGATAGAAGAATGTGACCAGAGAGTTTGTACTGTCTAGTGTTACCTGCATTACATGTGAGGAATAttacaatttgaaatatttggagTTTTTTTCCCATCTTATTGAGGCTTTTAAGAGTCAAAAACATTTATACTATTCCAAATTTACAGTTGCCTTTGTGTGAGAATTTTCTAAATTGCTTGTTTCCTCTCTTTGTAGGTACCCGATACGGGGCTAGTCTGCGAAAGCAGATTAAGAAGATGGAAGTTAGTCAGCATAGCAAATATTTTTGCGAATTTTGTGGGAAGGTAATGTGCCAATTCCAGTGTTTTCCTTTTCACTTCATCAAATGGCATGCGTTCTAATTTATTTACCTGTTGCAGTTTGCAGTGAAGAGGAAGGCCGTGGGAATTTGGGGCTGCAAAGACTGTGGAAAGGTCAAAGCTGGCGGTGCCTACACTTTGAAGTAATAATCCTAATTTGAAATGGTCTGCTTTTTCCGCATCGTTTTCTTAACCTTATAGAGGTAACTGACCAATTGTTCTTGTGTTTTTCACAGCACTGCTAGTGCTGTGACCGTAAGGAGCACTATTCGGAGGCTGAGGGAGCAAACTGAGAATTGAGCTGCTACCATCTGCCTATTTTTACCTTATTTTGACCTTTCATAAGAAAAAAGGCTACTATAAGAACCGCTTTTTGATCTGCTTATTATAATGCAATGGAAATTGTTGGAAGATGGGTTTTAACTTGAGACTTGCTCTTTTCTTCTGTTGTGGCGCTGCATTATGTTAAtgttataacaattaaattgTTCGAGTTGTTGCTAATGGCGATCTTGTGTGTTTTCCTGGATTCCTACTATGTATCTACCTgttttttttgggctaagaGGGAAAAAATATTGGTGACCTTCATCATTCCTTTTACAGAAAATTACTTATTTGGTTCCTGGCGTTTATGTGGtggtatcaaaaaaaaagaaaaaaaaaggaagaattaAGAAAAGAGAGCTCGTCACGGTTGATTGTCTTGTCGGGGAAGGGAGACCTCCCCTAAGAGTGGGTGGCTGATTGTCTCCCCTCACTTGAAAGGGATGACCTGCTATTAGTGGGGTGGCTTGTCTGGGAACCCCACTTTTGAAGGggcattttgttttttgcaaaaaaaagttgtttatattgaaataaatttacAATAGGCATACTAAGAGTACGTTTGAGATTGTGGAAAAAAAGTTTtagcaaaagttttatttttaagtttttgctaaagAATTATTTTGACCATTTGTATAGGCTTTTTGaaccattaaaagcgctttcaatttttttaccaaatcaatatttttttgttcaaacggactttttgagtgttaaaagcatttttaagcatctcaaacacaatctcaaacaagcctATTGGAATAAGCAATCTCAGACAAGCCCATTGGTTATCCCATGTATGAATAAGCAATTGACTGATAGTAATGTAGATTTACGTGTacataaaacaatttttgtctAAATGGCTAAATGGTAACAAACATTTTGAACAAATTAACTTGtaccaaaaattaaattgatacAACTGCAAACATTaggaacaaaataaataatttttccttctaATCAACTGTAATGCGGGGTCATGGCCACTATCCATTTCCCCTccacccaaaaaagaaattgtttaaaaaaccttaagatttgttaaaaaaaaattcaatgcaaCCCCTGAAGTTAAATTTCTAGTTCCATCTTATGAAGATTGCATCAAAAGACtggattttattattattatcaaaaccatacTGTACACACTACACAACTCATACGACTACTTTACGCATTTACAAGATACTCCAAAAGTTGTAAAAGCAAACCCTATGCTAAACTCAGGCACCTTAGTGCTCATCTTCACTCAAAACCTCAAATGCCATTCTGTACACATTATTGAAGTGGAGGAACCCGGTTGCTCCTCAATCAGCCATTTACTCCCATGACTGAATGTGGTTCCAAGCAGGTACCTGGCATATGCATCATTGACAAAGGAAAATTAACGGCAAAAAAGAACGGAGAAATAGATGCAAAAGCAGTAAATCGTTTTTGCAACATTCCTCAGGAACGTGTGCTTTTGTAGCTTTCTATTCTGTAAAATCTAATATGCCAGTAGCCATTTTGCTGTGAAAGCATGATGCTGATGATGAGAATTGAGAGGTCATTCAGGATCAAACGGATAAAATTGGTGTCCCATCATTGCTGTTACTAGGATGCATTTGGTTTTGGACAGCTTTTACAGCCGCAACTCTTGCTGCTGTTGCTGCTTTATTAGCCGCTGCTACAGCTTTGTTCACCCTTTCATCCATCTTTCCCACCTCAAATGCCTTCTCAGCAGCTCGCTGTGCTTCCTGCACATGAGACAACTCCATTAGTAgctattacttgtttcaataaTTAAGCTTGTCTATGTTTCAAACAGATGAAAAATTGCTTTTGTATAAAAATTGCATTGTTGAGCTGCCCCCCACAATCCATAATTGGTAAGGCTATATGAAGCTCATCAGAAAACAAACCAGACGCAATCTAGGTTCTAAGTCTTCGCAATTATCATGGTTTCCAAGCCCTTCAGAATAGAACTGACACCAGAAATATGTCATGTGTTTTGACTGTCCTATACACCATGACCAGGCAGAGAACACACCTCAATTGTATTCTTTTCTAGACAGACATCTATTGAGTAGAAGTAACATGAGTAGAAGAGATAGAACCAAAAGATTACAGCTTTACAAATCAATTTTTGGGTGAAAAATTTATGGGTTGGCATTCAATTTTGTTGACTTCTATACTCAACACACTGAGTTAGGATATACCGATTCTCAttctataaatataaatatgaaaacaatGGTACGAATTTTAGAAGAGGTGAAAACCATGGAGAACTGGAATGGCATTGATTTCATAATGCCAATGACCTTTGGGCTACATGCTAACTATACCCTTAATAAGAATAGGGTAAATAGGTAAGGTCATGGGTTCAAGTCCAGTGGGATGTATGAGTTCCCTATtgatccaaaaaagaaaaaaaagaagaattattGATTTCCAAAAGATACGTGAAGAAAACCAATAATTGATAAATGTCCAAGACATTCAATGGGAACAGAACCCTCTAACAGGGCACTTTACCATTTTCAGCACTATTCTACCCATTTTCAGCGTATGACCAGGAATTGAAGGTGGGTTGTCCTTAGGTCAGACTGGCACTATCCTGGCAATTTTCCACCTGGAAACTACTGGTAACACTGGTCGGAGGCTAAACCAACAGTAGCTGCTCAAAAAGATTAGCATTCCATtgattatgagagagagaggatgttTTATTCCCTGAGGCATAGAAGAGAGTATATAAATGGCTTATATTTCCGTTTGAGGTTCTAATTCTAAAATTAAAGAACAAGTCGgtctttttatttctatcaaGTTAGTGGTAGAAGTGGATGCAAACAGTGATAACCTTTTCTTATTCTGGATATCATTTCATATGATGGTTTTCATTGCACGGGAACATATTTTCACAAGGGAAAAAACCACAGTACCTGGACTGCACTAAGAACTTTGGTATAGTTGACAGCATAGGGAGATTCAGGATGGGCAAGTTGCGTGCAAGGCATGTCAAGAACCCCATTTTGCCAGTGACCAGAATGTGTCCCCCCATTCCTGAAGGTGTATATACCAAGTCCCTGTCTTCTTCCCTCATGCCAGGCTCCCTCATACTGATGTCCATTCCCAAACCGATAGACTCCAAAACCATGCATTTTGTCTGCAAAATATTCCCCAGCGTATGTGTCCCCATTCCTGCATTTTCATGAGAAGCACATTAGCATGACTGCTCCATCATCAAAATTGCAATTCACATATTTCCATGTGTTTATATTGAACCATGATCAGTACTAATTTGATCCTGACACTGCCATTGGTGAGAAACCTGCTAAGTAAGGGCAGGAGTGAAGACCTCTTAGTTAAGAGAAAAGCTTGTGCAATGCAACTGAGATAATGGCAACTGAACCATTGATTAACTATCAGCAGATGTTGGAAAGCTATTCCTCAAGATAATTCAGTGGTCCATTTGGGTGGCAATTCTTCAACATTCAAAGCAGGTTAACATTAAATTACATAACGAAGGAGAATTTATTAATTGGATTAACTATTGATTTCTAACGAAGAAATTATCAGCACCTTCAACAGatgatattcatattttttagagGTCAATCATAACATTACTCACATGCAACTCAACGCTGTTCAGGCATTACGCATTGCCATCTTAGTATgatctatatatttttcagcTTATGCAATTTGACTTTTCCAAATCATAAGCCTAGACAAACCCAGTAATTCTAATCTTCAATGCACCAAATTTACTGCACTTCTTAACTCGAAATGTCTGGTGCAGTTTATCCTACTTGATTATTTGTATTCTTTAGCTATCAGTCAATGCATAGTCAATATTATACATTCTGTTCATCAGCTCATCCAAGTTTGATTTTCCAAAATATATGGTGATATAAACTTGagaataattgtttttattttaataaacaaaatattcccCTGTTTTGAAATTACCCAGAGTTGATTTAAGTTGTCACACGATTCCTAATATTcagtttaaataattttatagacaaaTTCAAAACATCCATGTACATTAACTTGAAAAATACATCCAGTTTTGCTAATCTAcaattctttttgtttgatGTTGAAACACTCTTCCCTTGAGGTAAGCTGGTTATAGAATTCCT
This genomic interval from Corylus avellana chromosome ca3, CavTom2PMs-1.0 contains the following:
- the LOC132175061 gene encoding large ribosomal subunit protein eL43z — translated: MTKRTKKAGIVGKYGTRYGASLRKQIKKMEVSQHSKYFCEFCGKFAVKRKAVGIWGCKDCGKVKAGGAYTLNTASAVTVRSTIRRLREQTEN